The following is a genomic window from Halobacterium sp. R2-5.
TTCGAACTGACGACGTTCCAGAACCCGCGCGGCTACAACCCCGCGCCGCTCCCGACCGCCGAGACCATCCGGTCGAACCTCGACGAGGTCGGCATCGACGTCACCATCGACGACCGCCAGTTCTCGGACTACCTCACGTACACCGCCGAGGGCCGCCACGACGCGGCGATGTCCGGCTGGTACACCGACAACGCCGACCCGGACAACTTCTGTTACGTGCTCCTCCACCCGCAGACGGAGGCTCCCCAGGACCAGGACTGGGTCTCGTGGGACACCGAGGGGTACAACACGTCGAACCTGACCGGGTGGGCGAACACGGACTACATGAACCGCGTCGAGGAAGCCCAGCAGACGTCCGAGCAGAGCGCTCGCGCCGAACTGTACAACCAGGCCGTCCAGATCGCTCACGACGAGGCGCCGTGGGTGTACGTCGACTACGCTGACGAGGTCCGCGGGGTCAGCAACCGCGTCAGCAACTACACCATCTCCGCCATCGGCGGCCCGCACCTCGACCTCGTCGAACTCGAATAACCGAGAGGCCCCGTCGCCACGACGGGACCTTTTTACTGCTCCCACACTCCCCTTCGCGTAATGGTCTCAAAGCGGTTCATCGCGAAACGGCTGTTGCTCCTCGTGCCCGTGCTGTTCGGGGTAGCGACCGTCGTGTTCGCGATCCTCCACCTCTCTCCGGGCGACCCGGCCGTCGCCATCGCCGGACAGCGCGCCAGCCAGGCGTTCGTCGAGCAGGTCCGGACGGACCTCGGGCTGAACGACCCGCTCTGGCAGCAGTACGTCCGCTTCCTCGGCGACGTGGCGACGTTCGACTTCGGACAGTCCTACCAGATCCAGCGCGGCACGCCCGTCAGCCAGATTCTCGCTGACAGGCTCCCGATCACCATCGAGCTCGCTGTCCTCGGCCAGCTCGCCGGCCTGCTGTTCGGGCTGCCGCTGGGCATCCTGAGCGCGGTCAAGCAGGACACGTGGACCGACCACCTCACGCGCATCGGCGCGCTCACCGGCATCAGCATCCCCATCTACTGGAGCGGGCCGCTGCTCATCCTGCTGTTCGCGCAGTTCCTCGGCGTCCTCCCGACGAGCGGCCGCATCGGCTCCGCGCACTTCATCGACAACGTCACCGGGCTCATCCTCGTCGACACCCTCCTGGCGGGCGACCTCCCGGCGTTCCGGTCGGCGGCCCGCCACCTCCTGTTGCCCATCGTCGTGCTGGGCATCTACCAGATGGCGCTCATCTCGCGGATGATGCGCTCGTCGATGATCGAGGTCATCCGCCAGGACTACATGCGGACCGCCCGCGCGAAAGGCCAGGGCGAGAAGATCACGACGATGAAACACGGCCTCCGGAACGCGTTCATCCCCGTCATCACCATCATCGGCATCCAGTTCGGGGCGCTGCTCGGAGGCGCCGTCCTCACCGAGACGGTCTTCGAGATTAACGGCATCGGCACGCTGCTCGTCAGCGCCATCAACCAGAGTGACTACCCGGTCGTGCAGGCCACCGTGCTCGTGTTCGCGGTGATGTACACGCTGGTGAACCTCGCCGTCGACGTGACGTACTCCGTCCTCGACCCCCGCATCGAACAATGAGCACCGAAACCGAGACTTCGACCGTCGACCGTGGCATCGTCGAGCGGCTCCGCGCGAGCCCGTTCCTCTCCCAACTACTGTCGAACCGCCTCGCCGTCCTCGGGCTGACGCTCATCGGCGGCGTCGCCCTCCTCGCCGTCTACGCGCGGCTCGCGTACGACCTGGGCGCCATCACGGCGACGAGCTTCGGCACGAACCCGACGGAGGCGGCGCCGAGCGCACAGTACTGGTTCGGTACCGACGGGCAGGCCCGCGACATCTTCCCGCGCGTGCTGTACGGCGCGTGGTACGCCATGCTGTACGGCACCGTCACGGTCGTCGCCTCGACCGTGCTGGGCGTCGGCCTCGGCATCATCGCGGCGTACTACGGCGACCTCACGGACAACGTCATCATGCGCACGATGGACGTGCTGCTGTCGTTCCCGTCGCTCCTGCTCGCGCTCGCGCTCGTCACCATCTTCCCGGACGAACTCGGGCTGTGGCGCGCGGTCGCGGCGCTGACGCTCGTGTACACGCCGCGGTTCGCGCGCGTCGTCCGCGGCGCCGCGCTGAAAGTCCTCGAGGACGAGTACATCGACGCGACGCGCGCGCTCGGCGCGACCGACCCGCGGCTGCTCGTGCGCCACGTGCTCCCGAACTGCCTGGCGCCCATCACCGTCCAGTCGACGCTGAACTTCGGGCTCGCCATCATCGACATCGCGGCGCTGTCGTTCCTCGGGTTCGGCGCCAGCCCCGGCGAGCCGACGTGGGGGATGATGCTGTCGAACGGCGTCGAGTACGGGCTGTTCTCGGGCGCGTGGTGGTGGTCGTTCTTCCCCGGCCTGCTCCTCGCGCTGACCGTCCTCGGGTTCAACCTCCTCGGGGACGGCATGCGGGACGCCCTCGACCCGCGGATGCGGGAAGCCGTTGACTGATTCTCCCTACGACGAGTCGGCGAGCCTGCGCGACCTCGCCGTTCGCGCGGGACGCTGGACGCTCCGCGGCGCCGCAATCGGCGTCGCCGTCTCGCTGGCGCTGCTCGTAGTCACGTCCCCGAAGGGCGCGACCGACACGTCGTTCGCGCTCGGCGCGCTCGTCCTCGGGTTCGGCGTGTTCGCGTGGGCGACCGCCATCGGCCTGGGGGAGACGCTCGATGGGGTGCGGAACCGCCTCGACGTCAGCTCCGCGTGGACGGAAGCCGGCGCTCGCGAGGCGTTCTTCGTGCTGTCGTGGCTGGGCGCGGGGTGGGCGTTCGCCGCCGCGCTCACGTCGATCGCGCTCGGCGTCTAAGTCGACCGTCTCGCGCTACGCGCGGACGTTCTCGCCGTCGTGGTCGGTGAACTCTTCGCCGTCCCAGACGACGCTCCCCCGAACCAGCGTCAGCTCGGGGAAGACACCCTCGAACCCCTCGAACGGCGTCCACCCGCACTTCGAGTGGAGGTCGCCACCGCGAATCTCCCGGGATGCGTCCGGGTCGACGAGCACGAGGTCAGCGTCCCGCCCGGCCTCGATGCGACCCTTCTCGGGCAGGTCGAAGATTTCGGCGGGGTTCGCGGCGGTGACGTCCCGCACGCGCTCGTAGCTCAGCCGCCCCTCACTGGCGGCCTGGAGCAGCAGCGGGAGCGCAGTCTCGACGCCCGGCACGCCCGAGGGCGCGTCCCAGATGCTCGCGTCCTTCTCCTCTCGCGTGTGCGGCGCGTGGTCGGTCGCGACGACGTCCACCTCGCCGTCCGCGAGCCGCTCGAACAGCGCCTCGCGGCGCGCCTCACTGCGCAGCGGCGGATTCATCCGGCCGAACGTGCCCAGCTCGTCGAGGTCCTCCCGGGAGAGAAAGAGGTGGTGGGGCGTCACCTCGCAGGTCGCGCCGCCCGCACGCGCCGCGTCCACGCCCTCGGGCGTCGACGTGTGCGCGACGTGAATCGTCGCGCCGACGTTCCCGCCGACGCCGACTGCGCGCTCGACGGCCGCCTCCTCGGCTTCGGCGGTGCGGTACGCGCTCCAGGCGTCCGCGTCGTCGCGCTCCTTCGCCTCCTCAGAGAACAACTCCGCGTCCTCGGCGTGCACCGTGACCACGACGTCCTCCTCGGCCGCGCGGCGGCACGCGTCAGCGAACAACTCGGCGTCGATGCCCATGTCGCCCGTCGAGTCCGCGAGGAACACCTCTCCGAGCGCGAACAGCGGCCGGTCGAACAGCGTTTCGGGGTTCCAGTCCGCGGTGACGCCGCCGTTGACGCCCCAGTCCACGAGCGACTCGGCGGCGAGCTCCGCCTTCTCGTCGAACGCCGCGCCCGTCACCGTCGCCGGGTCCGTGTTCGGCTGGTCGACGACGGTGGTGACGCCGCCCGCCGCCGCGCTCCGCGACCCCGACGCCCACGTCTCCTTGTGGCCGTACCCCGGCTGCCGGAAGTGCACGTGCGCGTCTATCATCCCCGGCAGCAGGCGCTTGTCTGTGGCGTCGACGAGGGTCTCCCCGTCGAGGTCCTCGCCCACCGCGTCGATATGGCCGTCCTCGATTCGGACGTCCCGCTCTCGCCCGTCCGCCAGCGTCGCGTTCCGGAGTACTCGCATACGGGCAGTCCGGCCGGCCGGCGCGTAAGTCCTCCGGAGACGTTCGTGTCTCTCTGTGTACCTTCTCCTCGTCGCTTTTGTTCGAAAGCCCTCGGCGCGCTCGCGGTCGCTCGCCAGCATATCGCCGCCTGCTGGTCGGCGATAGCGGCTGGCGAGACGACCACGCGAACGCGAGCGCGCCTCGCCCTTTCAATCCGCCAGGGGCCGGCTGTGTAATCGCCGGAAGCGTGTCGGGAAGTCAGGACAGTCGTTCCACGTCGGCGTCCGCGTCGCCGACGAGCGCGCTTTCCAATTCGTCTCGAATCCTGTCGGCGTCGCCGCCGGCGGCCGCGACGCTCCCCACCGATTTCGGGTCGAACGGCACCCCGAGTTTCGGGTAGACGTCCGCGAGCACGTCCGCGATCTCGTCGCGGTCGTCGACGACGAGTACCCCCGACGTGAGCGCGGCGTCCTTCGTCACGCGCTGGGCGATGCCCGCGAGCTTCCCGTCCGCGGAGACTGAGTGCTCTCCCGGGCAGAACGAGTCCGGGGGTTCGCCCTCGTGGGCGTCCACGCCGACCGCCGCGAGCGCGTCGACGACATCCGCGACCATCGCGTCGTAGCGCTCTTGCAGGCCCGAGCGAACGCTCTCGACCGGCGTGATTCTGGCGAACGCGAGCGTCGTCCCCGTGTACGCGACCGCGCGGCCGCCGACGCTGCGCTCGACGGGCGGGAAACCGTGTTCGCGGGCGGCCTCCCTGGCGGCCTCGTAGTCGTCGCCGTGGGCGTCCCGGCGCCCGAACGCGAGCTGGCGGCCCGGCGCCCACACGCGGACCGCCGGCTCGCCGGTCTCCCCGACCGAATCGAGGCGGTCGCGGGTCGCCGCGCGGTCGGCCTCCGGATCCTCTGCTCGCCCGCGGAGCACGCGCATACCGGCCCTTCGACCGACGGGAGTAAATCCTCTCGGTCCGACGCTCGCGCATGGTCACGCTGGACGGCGACGTGCTCGCGCGCTACCCGCGCGCGTCGCTGTACAACTCGCCGTACCCCGCCCACGACGCCGGCTGCGCGGTCGACCTGTATCCCGACAGCGCGGCCGAACGAAGTGAGGCCGCGGGCCGAGCGAGCGGTGAAACCGCGAGCAGCGCGGCCGGCGGACGCGCCGGCCGCGCTCGTCGCGCCCCCAGCCCGGTCGCGGGCGAGGTCGTGGAGACGCGGACCGTCCGCTGTCCGTCGAAGCCGTACGCCGCCGACCACGACCACCTCGTCGTCGTCGATACGGGCGAGTACCTCGCGCGCATCCTCCACGTCGAACCGGCCGTCGAACCCGGCGACACCGTCGACCTCGGGGGCGACCTCGGGCGGATGGTGCGCTCGGGCTTCTTCGCGCCGTGGGTCGCCAACCACGTCCACCTCGGGTTCCGCGAGCGCGACGGCGACGCCGTGCGCGCGTCCGGGTCGCTGCCGCTCGACATCGACGCGCCGATCGAACCGGTCTCGT
Proteins encoded in this region:
- a CDS encoding ABC transporter permease, whose translation is MVSKRFIAKRLLLLVPVLFGVATVVFAILHLSPGDPAVAIAGQRASQAFVEQVRTDLGLNDPLWQQYVRFLGDVATFDFGQSYQIQRGTPVSQILADRLPITIELAVLGQLAGLLFGLPLGILSAVKQDTWTDHLTRIGALTGISIPIYWSGPLLILLFAQFLGVLPTSGRIGSAHFIDNVTGLILVDTLLAGDLPAFRSAARHLLLPIVVLGIYQMALISRMMRSSMIEVIRQDYMRTARAKGQGEKITTMKHGLRNAFIPVITIIGIQFGALLGGAVLTETVFEINGIGTLLVSAINQSDYPVVQATVLVFAVMYTLVNLAVDVTYSVLDPRIEQ
- a CDS encoding ABC transporter permease, producing MSTETETSTVDRGIVERLRASPFLSQLLSNRLAVLGLTLIGGVALLAVYARLAYDLGAITATSFGTNPTEAAPSAQYWFGTDGQARDIFPRVLYGAWYAMLYGTVTVVASTVLGVGLGIIAAYYGDLTDNVIMRTMDVLLSFPSLLLALALVTIFPDELGLWRAVAALTLVYTPRFARVVRGAALKVLEDEYIDATRALGATDPRLLVRHVLPNCLAPITVQSTLNFGLAIIDIAALSFLGFGASPGEPTWGMMLSNGVEYGLFSGAWWWSFFPGLLLALTVLGFNLLGDGMRDALDPRMREAVD
- a CDS encoding dihydroorotase, which encodes MRVLRNATLADGRERDVRIEDGHIDAVGEDLDGETLVDATDKRLLPGMIDAHVHFRQPGYGHKETWASGSRSAAAGGVTTVVDQPNTDPATVTGAAFDEKAELAAESLVDWGVNGGVTADWNPETLFDRPLFALGEVFLADSTGDMGIDAELFADACRRAAEEDVVVTVHAEDAELFSEEAKERDDADAWSAYRTAEAEEAAVERAVGVGGNVGATIHVAHTSTPEGVDAARAGGATCEVTPHHLFLSREDLDELGTFGRMNPPLRSEARREALFERLADGEVDVVATDHAPHTREEKDASIWDAPSGVPGVETALPLLLQAASEGRLSYERVRDVTAANPAEIFDLPEKGRIEAGRDADLVLVDPDASREIRGGDLHSKCGWTPFEGFEGVFPELTLVRGSVVWDGEEFTDHDGENVRA
- a CDS encoding lipoate--protein ligase family protein, whose product is MRVLRGRAEDPEADRAATRDRLDSVGETGEPAVRVWAPGRQLAFGRRDAHGDDYEAAREAAREHGFPPVERSVGGRAVAYTGTTLAFARITPVESVRSGLQERYDAMVADVVDALAAVGVDAHEGEPPDSFCPGEHSVSADGKLAGIAQRVTKDAALTSGVLVVDDRDEIADVLADVYPKLGVPFDPKSVGSVAAAGGDADRIRDELESALVGDADADVERLS